In a genomic window of Streptomyces katrae:
- a CDS encoding class I tRNA ligase family protein has product MSTPVWITATPPATHGELHVGHLAGPYVAADVLSRYLRAEGEPVLFTTGTADHNSSVHARALRAGRKPEEVAEGYRAAITSDWLRSGVEFDHVVRPRQDKGYGRWLADLFRRLHSEGVIAARTRLTPYCESCERWLHGAHVTGTCPHCSASSEGGMCHECARPNDGGDLLEPRCAQCGSAAVPRRCRRLYVPLEPHRDALADYWAGTGLPPRLAALCESLVEDGLPDIAVAHPAEWGLPVPVDGFPEHRIDGCFEAAAMHLFGYGDQALPERAIHFCGFGHAFCHAVLLPVLLFAQGVKLPQHFCVNEAYVLDDEALVWGSGQKAWALDLITEYGSDTLRRHVLQARPLGRRTEFRPERLAAARRELDESWNSWLARLFAAVREECAGLAPAALPGGAGWEVLERRLLRGVEDLREAYSPESFDPRRAVALLDEMVRSAADFGHVNAHEAHRPTADSRHLPALAAQLAVARALGAWARPVMPEGADRLAAALKVEPGGPVSAAVLVPPAPGTRLAPTSGPVFGF; this is encoded by the coding sequence ATGAGCACCCCCGTATGGATCACCGCGACCCCGCCGGCCACCCACGGCGAACTGCACGTCGGACACCTCGCGGGCCCCTACGTCGCGGCGGACGTCCTGTCGCGCTACCTGAGGGCCGAGGGCGAACCCGTCCTGTTCACCACGGGCACCGCCGACCACAACAGCTCCGTACACGCCCGCGCCCTGCGCGCGGGCCGCAAACCGGAGGAGGTGGCGGAGGGGTACCGGGCCGCCATCACCTCGGACTGGCTGCGCTCGGGCGTGGAGTTCGACCACGTCGTGCGCCCCCGCCAGGACAAGGGGTACGGACGCTGGCTCGCGGACCTCTTCCGGCGCCTGCACTCCGAGGGCGTCATCGCCGCCCGCACCCGCCTCACCCCGTACTGCGAGTCCTGCGAGCGCTGGCTCCACGGCGCCCACGTCACCGGCACCTGCCCGCACTGCTCCGCCTCCAGCGAAGGCGGCATGTGCCACGAGTGCGCCCGCCCCAACGACGGCGGCGACCTGCTGGAGCCCCGCTGCGCCCAGTGCGGCTCCGCGGCCGTGCCCCGGCGCTGCCGCCGGCTCTACGTCCCGCTGGAGCCGCACCGGGACGCCCTCGCCGACTACTGGGCCGGCACGGGCCTGCCGCCGCGGCTGGCCGCGCTCTGCGAATCCCTCGTCGAGGACGGCCTGCCCGACATCGCGGTCGCCCACCCCGCCGAGTGGGGGCTGCCCGTCCCGGTCGACGGCTTCCCCGAGCACCGGATCGACGGCTGCTTCGAGGCCGCCGCGATGCACCTGTTCGGCTACGGGGACCAGGCGCTGCCCGAACGGGCCATCCACTTCTGCGGCTTCGGCCACGCCTTCTGCCACGCGGTCCTGCTGCCGGTCCTGCTCTTCGCCCAGGGCGTGAAGCTGCCGCAGCACTTCTGCGTCAACGAGGCGTACGTCCTGGACGACGAGGCCCTGGTCTGGGGCTCCGGCCAGAAGGCCTGGGCCCTGGACCTGATCACCGAGTACGGTTCCGACACGCTGCGCCGGCACGTCCTGCAGGCCCGGCCGCTGGGCCGGCGCACGGAGTTCCGGCCCGAGCGGCTGGCCGCCGCGCGCCGGGAGCTCGACGAGAGCTGGAACAGCTGGCTGGCCAGGCTGTTCGCGGCCGTCCGCGAGGAGTGCGCCGGGCTGGCCCCGGCGGCCCTGCCCGGCGGCGCCGGCTGGGAGGTGCTGGAACGGCGGCTGCTGCGCGGGGTGGAGGACCTGCGGGAGGCGTACTCGCCCGAGTCCTTCGACCCCCGCAGGGCCGTCGCCCTGCTCGACGAGATGGTGCGCTCGGCGGCCGACTTCGGCCACGTCAACGCGCACGAGGCGCACCGGCCCACGGCCGACAGCCGCCACCTCCCGGCCCTCGCCGCGCAGCTGGCCGTGGCCCGGGCGCTCGGTGCCTGGGCGCGGCCGGTGATGCCGGAGGGCGCGGACCGGCTGGCCGCCGCCCTCAAGGTGGAGCCGGGCGGTCCGGTGTCGGCCGCGGTCCTCGTCCCGCCCGCCCCGGGCACCCGGCTGGCCCCGACCTCGGGCCCGGTCTTCGGCTTCTGA
- a CDS encoding GNAT family N-acetyltransferase, with protein MLLADVRTAAPGDAAAISRLLAAAIREDYGSLLGEMRVGRLVSDHCSLPRIRAEIGIPGGAPAWLGWLVAADADGSVVGAVSGGVPVTAEGELYALCTAPARRRQGVGSALLAAAGERMRVHGALTQRVTLPAEAAPSLPFFARHGFTALSPVRLGRAL; from the coding sequence ATGCTGCTGGCTGATGTGCGGACGGCAGCTCCGGGGGACGCCGCGGCGATTTCCCGGCTCCTCGCCGCGGCCATACGCGAGGACTACGGCAGCCTCCTCGGTGAAATGCGCGTCGGCCGGCTGGTGTCGGACCATTGCTCACTTCCGCGCATTCGAGCGGAAATTGGAATTCCCGGCGGGGCGCCCGCCTGGCTCGGCTGGCTGGTCGCCGCCGACGCGGACGGGAGCGTCGTCGGGGCCGTGTCGGGCGGTGTGCCCGTCACCGCCGAGGGCGAGCTCTACGCCCTGTGCACCGCCCCGGCCCGCCGTCGGCAGGGCGTCGGTTCGGCCCTGCTGGCGGCCGCCGGCGAGCGGATGCGGGTCCACGGGGCGCTGACCCAGCGGGTCACCCTGCCCGCCGAAGCGGCCCCGTCCCTGCCGTTCTTCGCCCGCCACGGGTTCACCGCGCTCTCCCCGGTCCGGCTGGGCCGCGCTCTCTGA
- a CDS encoding metal-sensitive transcriptional regulator: MAGYAPHKEDVIRRLRRIEGQVRGVQRMVAEDVYCIDVLTQVSAINAALQSCAVTLLDEHLGCCVTEAIAQGGDQAKAKVGEASKAIARLIRA, encoded by the coding sequence GTGGCCGGTTACGCACCACACAAGGAAGACGTCATCCGGCGGCTGCGGCGGATCGAGGGCCAGGTCCGCGGCGTCCAGCGGATGGTCGCCGAGGACGTCTACTGCATCGACGTGCTCACCCAGGTGTCCGCGATCAACGCCGCGCTCCAGTCCTGCGCGGTGACCCTGCTCGACGAGCACCTCGGCTGCTGCGTCACCGAGGCCATCGCCCAGGGCGGGGACCAGGCGAAGGCCAAGGTCGGCGAGGCGAGCAAGGCCATCGCCCGGCTGATCCGCGCGTAG
- a CDS encoding cation transporter, which translates to MSSCCSPDGACASNGETTTTVAVVDSTATVYRVSGMSCGHCRTAITASVGALAGVLSVDVDVDGGVVTVTTAGDPDDAAIAAAVDDAGYELTGRA; encoded by the coding sequence ATGTCTTCCTGCTGTTCCCCCGATGGCGCCTGCGCCTCCAACGGTGAGACCACGACCACCGTCGCCGTCGTCGACAGCACCGCCACCGTCTACCGCGTGTCCGGCATGAGCTGCGGACACTGCCGGACCGCCATCACCGCGTCCGTCGGCGCGCTCGCCGGGGTCCTCTCGGTGGACGTGGACGTGGACGGCGGCGTGGTCACCGTGACCACCGCCGGCGACCCGGACGACGCCGCGATCGCCGCGGCGGTGGACGACGCCGGCTACGAGCTCACCGGCCGGGCCTGA
- the mshA gene encoding D-inositol-3-phosphate glycosyltransferase encodes MLSVHTSPLHQPGTGDAGGMNVYMVQLSRALAEQGVEVDLFTRCRGEEDPDPAGLGPGVRVRHLEAGPRAPLSKEDMPALVVPFSLALLKEERRYHLVHSHYWLSGQAGRIAAAGWRIPFVHTAHTLARVKNAALAEGDAPEPELRIRGEHQVVGSADRLIANTGDEARALCELYGADARRTRIVRPGVDLATFGPGRGRAAARARLGLPADAFIPLYAGRIQPLKGPDVMVRAVAALLERAPHLRGRTLVPVVGGNSGAGPRGAAWELARELGVSEVLRHHPPVPQQELALWYRAADVLMVPSRSESFGLVALEAQACGTPVLASAVGGLPTAVRDGVTGVLVHGNDPAEYARRLLWFAEHPGEAAVMGRAALVHARNMSWRGAAARTLEVYEDVLREEGARLGTDMSEAGAAARSCLADASPLEGREGRNSTLAALLS; translated from the coding sequence ATGCTCAGCGTCCACACCTCGCCGCTGCACCAGCCCGGCACCGGGGACGCGGGCGGCATGAACGTCTACATGGTCCAGCTCTCCCGAGCCCTGGCCGAACAGGGCGTGGAGGTGGACCTGTTCACCCGGTGCAGGGGGGAGGAGGACCCCGATCCGGCCGGTCTCGGGCCGGGGGTCCGGGTGCGGCACCTGGAGGCCGGACCGCGCGCGCCGCTGTCCAAGGAGGACATGCCCGCCCTGGTGGTGCCCTTCTCGCTGGCGCTGCTGAAGGAGGAACGGCGCTACCACCTGGTGCACTCGCACTACTGGCTCTCCGGCCAGGCCGGCCGCATCGCGGCGGCCGGCTGGCGCATCCCGTTCGTGCACACCGCCCACACCCTGGCCCGGGTCAAGAACGCCGCCCTCGCCGAGGGGGACGCCCCCGAGCCCGAGCTGCGGATCCGGGGCGAGCACCAGGTGGTGGGCTCCGCGGACCGGCTGATCGCCAACACCGGCGACGAGGCACGGGCGCTGTGCGAGCTGTACGGGGCCGACGCGCGCCGCACCCGGATCGTCCGGCCGGGCGTGGACCTGGCCACCTTCGGCCCCGGCCGGGGGAGGGCGGCGGCGCGGGCCCGGCTCGGGCTGCCGGCCGATGCGTTCATCCCCTTGTACGCGGGCCGCATCCAGCCCCTCAAGGGGCCCGACGTGATGGTCCGGGCGGTCGCCGCACTGCTGGAGCGGGCCCCGCACCTGCGCGGGCGGACCCTCGTCCCGGTGGTGGGCGGCAACTCGGGCGCCGGGCCGCGCGGAGCGGCCTGGGAACTCGCCCGCGAGCTGGGCGTCTCGGAGGTACTGCGCCACCACCCGCCGGTACCGCAGCAGGAGTTGGCGCTGTGGTACCGGGCGGCGGACGTGCTGATGGTGCCCTCGCGCAGCGAGTCCTTCGGGCTGGTCGCCCTGGAGGCGCAGGCGTGCGGGACCCCGGTCCTGGCCTCCGCGGTGGGCGGGCTGCCGACCGCCGTACGGGACGGGGTGACGGGGGTGCTCGTGCACGGCAACGATCCGGCGGAGTACGCCCGCAGACTGCTGTGGTTCGCCGAACACCCGGGGGAGGCCGCGGTGATGGGCCGGGCGGCGCTGGTCCACGCCCGGAACATGAGCTGGCGCGGCGCGGCGGCCCGGACCCTCGAGGTCTACGAGGACGTACTGCGCGAGGAAGGGGCGCGACTGGGCACGGACATGAGTGAGGCAGGAGCGGCGGCACGCTCCTGCCTCGCCGACGCCTCTCCCCTGGAGGGCCGAGAAGGCCGGAATTCCACCCTAGCAGCACTTTTGAGCTGA
- a CDS encoding M56 family metallopeptidase has translation MNHHVLPPLGLALVTGLVLPWMLVRAVWAQQAPRLGLAVWIVCGALFAGSTAMLPAQLLLPAQTSHRLVDMALTLDLPSPGRLLDASPREALAALAALAVLAVPGTGFVRELVRARRARTRHAELLRLVGRYDRRLGVTVLEDPRPAVYCLPGRSRRVVVSTGALDVLSERELAAALAHERAHIGGRHHLMVAAAGAYASVFRRLPLARIGGRTVPLLLEMAADDRALRACSSDALATALYALATGHAPHKAFAAGGPSAAVRMRRILGPRRAGRPVLRGLFAVGLSVSAILPLIALCCWTT, from the coding sequence GTGAACCATCACGTACTGCCGCCGCTGGGGCTCGCGCTGGTCACCGGGCTGGTACTGCCGTGGATGCTGGTCCGTGCCGTGTGGGCACAGCAGGCGCCCCGGCTGGGGCTGGCCGTGTGGATCGTGTGCGGCGCCCTGTTCGCGGGGTCGACGGCGATGCTGCCGGCGCAGCTGCTGCTGCCCGCGCAGACCAGCCACCGGCTGGTCGACATGGCCCTGACCCTGGACCTGCCCTCCCCCGGCCGGCTGCTGGACGCGTCGCCGCGCGAGGCCCTTGCCGCGCTGGCCGCGCTCGCGGTGCTCGCGGTGCCCGGGACCGGTTTCGTACGGGAGCTGGTGCGGGCGCGCAGGGCCCGTACCCGGCACGCCGAACTGCTGCGGCTGGTGGGCCGGTACGACCGGCGGCTGGGGGTGACCGTGCTGGAGGACCCGCGCCCGGCGGTGTACTGCCTGCCGGGGCGTTCGCGCCGGGTGGTGGTCTCGACGGGGGCCCTGGACGTGCTCTCGGAGCGGGAGCTGGCCGCCGCGCTCGCGCACGAACGGGCGCACATCGGCGGCCGCCACCACCTGATGGTGGCGGCGGCGGGGGCGTACGCGTCGGTGTTCCGCCGGCTGCCGCTGGCCCGGATCGGCGGGCGGACGGTGCCGCTGCTGCTGGAGATGGCCGCCGACGACCGGGCGCTGCGCGCCTGTTCGAGCGATGCGCTGGCCACGGCCCTGTACGCGCTGGCGACCGGGCACGCGCCGCACAAGGCGTTCGCGGCGGGCGGTCCGTCGGCGGCGGTGCGGATGCGGCGCATCCTGGGGCCGCGCCGGGCGGGGCGTCCGGTGCTGCGCGGGCTGTTCGCGGTGGGCCTCTCGGTGTCCGCCATCCTCCCGCTGATCGCGCTCTGTTGTTGGACCACTTGA
- a CDS encoding SAM-dependent methyltransferase, whose protein sequence is MHTPSGTSLPFTPVVPAAFAPVRPAAPEDSRPPAHGGSAVLLPADCLPGLESAAPADEDAGWLHDALLGPHSADIVRYLSLARRCGGPVLDLGCGAGRLAVPFARQGFRVEAVDRDAASLERLRSWGRRIGPQVSRLLVTTRADLAELRLRGRYRLALLAGTMIAAVPPHARPALLREVAGRLEPGGALALDFTAHGLRGLTEEPRRTWAFQVPRFDGVEEWTVARQVFDLDGMTERITYHSVRTGKVRTERVVRSTDKWIVDAECLAAELDAAGLRVERRRTHRLDGRTESVLLVCRAGG, encoded by the coding sequence ATGCACACACCGAGCGGCACTTCCCTGCCCTTCACGCCGGTCGTGCCCGCAGCGTTCGCACCGGTCCGGCCGGCCGCCCCCGAGGACTCCCGGCCCCCGGCGCACGGAGGGTCCGCCGTGCTGCTCCCGGCGGACTGCCTGCCCGGTCTGGAGTCGGCCGCTCCGGCGGATGAGGACGCCGGCTGGCTGCACGACGCCCTGCTGGGCCCGCACAGCGCGGACATCGTCCGCTACCTCAGCCTCGCGCGCCGCTGCGGCGGCCCGGTCCTGGACCTGGGCTGCGGGGCCGGCCGCCTGGCGGTGCCGTTCGCCCGGCAGGGATTCCGCGTCGAGGCGGTGGACCGGGACGCGGCCAGCCTGGAGCGGCTGCGGTCCTGGGGCCGGCGGATCGGCCCCCAGGTCTCGCGGCTGCTGGTGACCACCCGGGCCGATCTGGCGGAACTGCGGCTGCGGGGGAGGTACCGGCTGGCCCTGCTGGCCGGGACGATGATCGCGGCCGTGCCGCCGCACGCCCGCCCCGCACTGCTGCGGGAGGTGGCGGGGCGGCTGGAGCCGGGCGGCGCCCTGGCCCTCGACTTCACCGCCCACGGGCTGCGCGGGCTGACCGAGGAGCCCCGGCGCACCTGGGCCTTCCAGGTGCCCCGGTTCGACGGGGTCGAGGAGTGGACGGTGGCCCGGCAGGTCTTCGACCTGGACGGGATGACCGAGCGGATCACCTACCACTCCGTGCGCACGGGCAAGGTGCGCACCGAGCGGGTGGTGCGGAGCACCGACAAGTGGATCGTCGACGCGGAGTGCCTCGCCGCCGAGCTGGACGCGGCGGGCCTGCGGGTGGAGCGGCGCCGCACCCACCGGCTGGACGGGAGGACCGAGAGCGTCCTGCTCGTCTGCCGGGCCGGGGGCTGA
- a CDS encoding metal-sensitive transcriptional regulator: protein MPGYTSHKDDVLKRLRRIEGQVRGLQRMVEEGTYCIDVLTQVSAATKALQSFGLTMMEDHLHSCVADAIAEGGDQARGKVEEASRAIARLVRA from the coding sequence GTGCCCGGTTACACCTCCCACAAGGACGACGTCCTCAAGCGGCTGCGCCGCATCGAAGGCCAGGTGCGCGGCCTCCAGCGCATGGTCGAGGAGGGGACGTACTGCATCGACGTGCTCACCCAGGTCAGCGCCGCCACCAAGGCCCTGCAGTCCTTCGGGCTGACCATGATGGAGGACCACCTGCACTCCTGCGTCGCCGACGCCATCGCCGAAGGCGGGGACCAGGCCCGCGGCAAGGTGGAGGAGGCCTCGCGGGCCATCGCCCGCCTGGTCCGCGCCTGA
- a CDS encoding heavy metal translocating P-type ATPase has translation MTTITPGAAQVELAIGGMTCASCAARIEKKLNRMDGVEATVNYATEKAKVTFDADADISVADLIATVEATGYTAHEPAPPRSSAPSGAGEEPPAEADELAPLRQRLTTAVVLAVPVIAMAMIPALQIDFWQWLSLTLAAPVVTYAAWPFHRAAWTNAKHGAATMDTLISVGTIAAFLWSLWALFFGTAGTPGMRHAFEFTIARSDGAGNIYLEAAAGVTTFILAGRYFEAKSKRKAGAALKALLELGAKEVTVLRGGHEVTVPTADLQVGDRFLVRPGEKIATDGTVVEGSSAVDASMLTGESVPVEVSVGDSVTGATLNAGGRLVVEATRVGSDTQLSRMARLVEDAQNGKAAAQRLADKISAVFVPVVIAIALATLGFWLGTGSGLSAAFTAAVAVLIIACPCALGLATPTALLVGTGRGAQLGILIKGPEVLESTRKVDTIVLDKTGTVTTGQMTLLHVHTAEGTDETEVLRLAGALEHASEHPIAQAVAAGAAARVGPLPAPEDFANIPGLGVQGVVEGHAVLVGRGKLLAEWAMELPPHLERAKSEAESAGRTAIAVAWDGEARAVLEVADAVKDTSAEAIRRLRALGLTPILLTGDNKAVAETVAREVGIDEVIAEVMPQDKVDVVKRLQAEGRSVAMVGDGVNDAAALAQADLGLAMGTGTDAAIEAGDLTLVRGDLRAAADAIRLARKTLGTIRSNLFWAFAYNVAALPLAAAGLLNPMIAGAAMAFSSVFVVGNSLRLRGFRAAAN, from the coding sequence ATGACCACCATCACCCCCGGCGCCGCCCAGGTCGAGCTCGCCATCGGCGGCATGACCTGCGCCTCGTGCGCGGCACGCATCGAGAAGAAGCTCAACCGCATGGACGGCGTCGAGGCGACCGTCAACTACGCCACCGAGAAGGCGAAGGTCACCTTCGACGCCGACGCGGACATCTCCGTCGCGGACCTGATCGCCACCGTCGAGGCCACCGGATACACCGCGCACGAGCCCGCGCCGCCCCGTTCCTCCGCCCCGTCCGGCGCCGGGGAGGAGCCGCCGGCCGAGGCCGACGAACTGGCCCCGCTGCGCCAGCGGCTGACCACCGCCGTCGTCCTCGCGGTGCCCGTCATCGCGATGGCGATGATCCCGGCGCTGCAGATCGACTTCTGGCAGTGGCTCTCGCTGACCCTGGCCGCACCCGTGGTCACCTACGCCGCCTGGCCCTTCCACCGCGCCGCCTGGACCAACGCCAAGCACGGCGCGGCCACCATGGACACCCTGATCTCGGTCGGCACGATCGCCGCGTTCCTGTGGTCGCTGTGGGCCCTGTTCTTCGGCACCGCCGGCACCCCCGGCATGAGGCACGCCTTCGAGTTCACCATCGCCCGCAGCGACGGCGCGGGGAACATCTACCTGGAGGCGGCGGCCGGCGTCACCACCTTCATCCTGGCCGGCCGCTACTTCGAGGCGAAGTCCAAGCGCAAGGCCGGCGCCGCCCTCAAGGCGCTGCTGGAGCTGGGCGCCAAGGAGGTCACCGTGCTGCGCGGCGGCCACGAGGTGACCGTGCCGACGGCCGACCTCCAGGTCGGCGACCGCTTCCTGGTCCGACCGGGCGAGAAGATCGCCACCGACGGCACCGTCGTCGAGGGCTCCTCCGCCGTCGACGCCTCGATGCTGACCGGCGAGTCCGTCCCCGTCGAGGTCTCCGTCGGCGACTCCGTCACCGGGGCGACCCTCAACGCCGGCGGCCGCCTGGTCGTCGAGGCCACCCGGGTCGGCTCCGACACCCAGCTCTCCCGCATGGCCCGGCTGGTCGAGGACGCGCAGAACGGCAAGGCCGCCGCCCAGCGGCTCGCCGACAAGATCTCCGCCGTGTTCGTCCCGGTCGTCATCGCCATCGCGCTGGCCACCCTCGGCTTCTGGCTCGGCACCGGATCCGGCCTCTCCGCCGCCTTCACCGCCGCCGTCGCCGTCCTGATCATCGCCTGCCCCTGCGCCCTGGGCCTGGCCACCCCGACCGCCCTCCTGGTCGGCACCGGCCGCGGCGCCCAGCTCGGGATCCTGATCAAGGGGCCCGAGGTGCTGGAGTCCACCCGCAAGGTCGACACCATCGTCCTGGACAAGACCGGCACCGTCACCACCGGCCAGATGACCCTGCTGCACGTGCACACCGCCGAGGGCACCGACGAGACCGAGGTCCTGCGCCTGGCCGGAGCCCTGGAGCACGCCTCCGAGCACCCCATCGCCCAGGCCGTCGCGGCCGGCGCCGCCGCCCGGGTCGGGCCCCTGCCCGCCCCCGAGGACTTCGCCAACATCCCGGGCCTCGGCGTCCAGGGCGTCGTCGAGGGCCACGCCGTCCTCGTCGGCCGCGGCAAGCTGCTCGCCGAGTGGGCGATGGAGCTGCCCCCGCACCTGGAGCGGGCCAAGTCCGAGGCCGAGTCGGCGGGCCGCACCGCCATCGCGGTGGCCTGGGACGGCGAGGCGCGCGCGGTGCTGGAGGTCGCGGACGCCGTCAAGGACACCAGCGCCGAGGCGATCCGCCGGCTGCGCGCCCTGGGCCTGACCCCGATCCTGCTGACCGGCGACAACAAGGCCGTCGCCGAGACGGTGGCCCGCGAGGTGGGCATCGACGAGGTGATCGCCGAGGTCATGCCGCAGGACAAGGTGGACGTGGTCAAGCGCCTGCAGGCCGAGGGCCGCAGCGTCGCGATGGTCGGCGACGGGGTCAACGACGCCGCCGCCCTCGCCCAGGCCGACCTGGGCCTGGCCATGGGCACCGGCACCGACGCCGCCATCGAGGCCGGCGACCTGACGCTGGTACGGGGCGACCTGCGGGCCGCGGCCGACGCCATCCGGCTGGCCCGCAAGACGCTCGGCACGATCCGCTCGAACCTGTTCTGGGCCTTCGCCTACAACGTGGCCGCCCTGCCGCTCGCCGCGGCCGGACTGCTCAACCCGATGATCGCCGGAGCGGCCATGGCCTTCTCCTCGGTCTTCGTCGTCGGCAACAGCCTGCGTCTGCGCGGCTTCAGGGCCGCCGCCAACTGA
- a CDS encoding Fur family transcriptional regulator — protein MAVVEESTGREAVIQRLRDVGLRVTGPRLEVLQVLAAGGHMDVESITAAARERLGTLTSQAVYEMLRHFLETGLAAKFDRPGLPAVFEISGPPHQHALCVRCGRVENVEAQVPEPPRGAPLTAWRMDGGAEVVFKGLCPDCLNTSRD, from the coding sequence ATGGCTGTCGTGGAGGAGTCGACCGGCCGCGAGGCGGTGATCCAGCGCCTCCGCGACGTGGGACTGCGGGTCACCGGGCCGCGCCTGGAGGTGCTGCAAGTCCTGGCGGCGGGCGGGCACATGGACGTCGAGTCCATCACGGCCGCCGCCCGCGAGCGGCTGGGGACCCTCACCAGCCAGGCCGTCTACGAGATGCTGCGGCACTTCCTGGAGACGGGCCTGGCGGCGAAGTTCGACCGTCCCGGCCTGCCCGCGGTCTTCGAGATCTCTGGTCCTCCCCACCAGCACGCGCTGTGCGTGCGCTGCGGCCGCGTGGAGAACGTGGAGGCCCAGGTTCCGGAGCCGCCGCGCGGCGCGCCGCTCACCGCCTGGCGCATGGACGGGGGCGCGGAGGTCGTCTTCAAGGGGCTGTGCCCCGACTGCCTGAACACATCCCGGGACTGA
- a CDS encoding helix-turn-helix transcriptional regulator, with protein MATGDGRDGIQSADKVLALYQELRLRGVSNLNDAFEELDLSPEEREKWRAELISLGLIVPTGTTHATRADLQSGEWRPGPDAVAAVDPEIALLRMLQRERERLREHLDESDRAYSALETLVGRFLRPGALSGSEVEVEILDDYGRIQQVLEDITDVIRHDLTSMHVTALVREVADRVLSRDRRQIDNGVRIRAIYHQRITTSPEAVEMLRRRVEAGVEIRLSPAVPMNMIIADQQFAVLPVHPEDRSAGAILARGPALVRSYLALYEHCWHAATPYGDDVAPELGGDGLSEQQRAALKMLASGMKDEKVARTLGVSLRTVSRMLSELMQEMGASSRFEAGVRAQRLGWLD; from the coding sequence ATGGCAACGGGCGATGGCAGGGACGGCATCCAGTCGGCCGACAAGGTGCTGGCCCTCTATCAGGAGCTGCGCCTGCGCGGGGTGTCCAACCTGAACGACGCCTTCGAGGAGCTGGACCTCTCGCCCGAGGAGCGCGAGAAGTGGCGCGCGGAGCTGATCTCGCTCGGCCTCATCGTGCCGACCGGCACCACCCACGCCACCCGCGCCGACCTCCAGTCGGGCGAATGGCGGCCGGGTCCGGACGCGGTCGCGGCCGTCGACCCGGAGATCGCCCTGCTGCGGATGCTCCAGCGCGAGCGGGAGCGGCTGCGGGAGCACCTGGACGAGTCGGACCGGGCGTACAGCGCACTGGAGACGCTGGTCGGAAGGTTCCTGCGGCCCGGTGCGCTGAGCGGTTCCGAGGTCGAGGTGGAGATCCTCGACGACTACGGGCGGATCCAGCAGGTGCTGGAGGACATCACCGACGTCATCCGCCACGACCTGACGTCCATGCACGTGACCGCCCTGGTGCGGGAGGTCGCGGACCGGGTGCTCAGCCGGGACCGCCGGCAGATCGACAACGGGGTCCGCATCCGCGCCATCTACCACCAGCGGATCACCACGTCGCCGGAGGCGGTGGAAATGCTCCGGCGCCGGGTCGAGGCCGGTGTGGAGATCCGCCTCTCCCCCGCCGTCCCGATGAACATGATCATCGCGGACCAGCAGTTCGCCGTCCTGCCCGTGCACCCCGAGGACCGCTCGGCCGGGGCGATCCTGGCCCGCGGGCCGGCGCTCGTGCGCTCCTATCTGGCGCTGTACGAACACTGCTGGCACGCGGCCACCCCCTATGGCGACGACGTCGCGCCCGAACTCGGCGGTGACGGACTGTCCGAACAGCAGCGGGCGGCCCTGAAAATGCTGGCATCGGGAATGAAGGACGAAAAGGTCGCCCGGACCCTGGGGGTTTCCCTGCGGACGGTGAGCCGAATGCTGTCCGAGCTGATGCAGGAAATGGGGGCGTCCAGCCGGTTCGAAGCGGGAGTGCGCGCGCAGCGGCTCGGCTGGCTGGACTGA
- a CDS encoding BlaI/MecI/CopY family transcriptional regulator — MRVRRLGELEAEIMDRVWLWERPASVREIVDDINRGRKVAYTTVMTVADILHRKGWLSREKSGRAWMYQAVRSREEYTAALMQDALGDSQDRRATLLRFVERMSHEDVEALDEALRAARSERPSGAGGEAL; from the coding sequence ATGCGCGTACGCCGGCTGGGAGAGCTGGAAGCCGAGATCATGGACCGGGTGTGGCTGTGGGAACGGCCCGCGTCCGTCCGCGAGATCGTCGACGACATCAACCGGGGGCGCAAGGTCGCCTACACCACCGTCATGACCGTGGCCGACATCCTGCACCGCAAGGGCTGGCTCAGCCGCGAGAAGTCGGGCCGGGCCTGGATGTACCAGGCGGTGCGCAGCCGCGAGGAGTACACCGCGGCGCTCATGCAGGACGCGCTCGGCGACAGCCAGGACCGCCGGGCCACGCTGCTGCGGTTCGTGGAGCGGATGTCCCACGAGGACGTGGAGGCGCTGGACGAGGCCCTGCGCGCCGCCCGCTCGGAACGCCCGTCCGGTGCGGGGGGCGAGGCCCTGTGA